The window GGGCCAGCTCACCCTTGACGTTGGAGACGATGTGCATGACGTGGGAATAGCGCTCCACGACCATGAGCTGGTCCACTTCCACCGAGCCCACCTCGGCCACGCGTCCCACGTCGTTGCGCCCGAGGTCCACCAGCATGATGTGCTCGGCGCGCTCCTTTGGGTCGGCGAGAAGGTCTTCCTCAAGCTCCCGTTCCTCCCGCGCGTCCTTGCCCCGCGGCCGCGTGCCGGCGATGGGCCGGTACTCGATCCGGCGGCCGGTCAGGCGCACCAGGATCTCGGGCGAAGAGCCGATGATCTTGAGATCGCCCAGCTCCAGGTAGAACATGTAGGGAGACGGGTTGGTGAAGCGCAGAGCGCGGTAGATCTCCAGCGGCTCGGCCCGGGTCTTCGCCTCCAGCCGCTGGGACAGCACCACCTGGATGACGTCGCCCGCGGCGATGTACTCTTTCCCCTGGCGCACCATGGCGCGGAACGTGTGCGGCGTGACGTTGGAACGGTACCGGACGCCGTCTCCGGTCGCGGTGAGGCTTCTGGCCTCCAGGGCGTCGGGGGACTTCCGCAGGGAGGTCCTTACCCGCTCGATGCGGGCCACCGCTTCGCCGTAAAGGACGCGCAGGCTCTTGCTGGTGTCGATGTGGACGTTGTCGATGATCGTGATGGTGTGCTTGAGGTTGTCGAAGCTCACCAGCGTGCGCACCAACATGAAGTAGATGTCGGGATAGCGGTTGGAGCTCCGGTCCGGGTTGGCCACCCCGTGCACCCGCTCCACCGCGTCGTAGGAGACGTAGCCCAAGGCACCGCCGGTAAACGGCAGATCCGGAATTGTGTTGGCGGGCCGGTACCCTTCGAGGATTTCCGTGAGCGCCCTCAACGGATCATCGCAGGTCCACTTTCTCTTCTTCCGCCCCTCGGTCACCTCCACCTCGTTGCCCCAGGCCTTGAACACCATCTCCGGCTCGGTGCCGAGGAACGAATAGCGCGCCCAGCGCTCGCTCCCTTCCACGCTTTCCAGCAGGAACGAGTGCCGGCTCTTCTTCAGGCGGTTGTAGAACGACACCGGCGTCTCGAGGTCCATAAGGGTTTCCTCGTACACCGGAACGACGTTTCCCTGCTTGGCGAGTGCCGCGAATTCGCGGTACGAAGGTTGGATCATGGCTGGATTCGTGGAGGGTGATGGGTGACTCCGATGATCGTTTCAACTCCAGCCGCCTAACTTAGCTGAAACTCTCTTGTAGCGCCAATCTCGACCCTGAACCCGCGGAATAGCAGGATGATTGACAGATAGGCTGTTGGTTGTCATGATAATCCACAACTTACTTGCGGATTGTCATCAAATGCTTCCTCCGGTCATAGCGCGTCACCTCAATGCCAGGGAGTTGTTGCGGCAGAGGTCCTGCTTCCTTTTCGGTCCGCGCCAGACCGGCAAATCCACGCTGATCCGCCAGCAGCTCGCGGACGTCCGCACCTACAATCTGCTGGACCAGACACTCTTCATCCGCCTCTCCCGAAATCCGGCGTTGATCAGGGAGGCCCTGACACCGGAGACCCGGATGATCGTGATCGACGAAATTCAGAAGTTGCCGGCGCTCCTGAACGAAGTCCAACTCATGATCGAAGAGCACGGCGTCCGCTTCTTCCTGACCGGCTCCAGTGCGCGCGCTCTGCGACGCAAGGGCGTTAACCTGCTCGGTGGCCGGGCGCGTTCTCGCGTGCTGCATCCATTCGTCAGTGCCGAACTGGGCGAAGACTTCCGTCTGCCGCGGGCGCTGGAGTACGGTCTGTTG of the Deltaproteobacteria bacterium genome contains:
- the trpE gene encoding anthranilate synthase component I, yielding MIQPSYREFAALAKQGNVVPVYEETLMDLETPVSFYNRLKKSRHSFLLESVEGSERWARYSFLGTEPEMVFKAWGNEVEVTEGRKKRKWTCDDPLRALTEILEGYRPANTIPDLPFTGGALGYVSYDAVERVHGVANPDRSSNRYPDIYFMLVRTLVSFDNLKHTITIIDNVHIDTSKSLRVLYGEAVARIERVRTSLRKSPDALEARSLTATGDGVRYRSNVTPHTFRAMVRQGKEYIAAGDVIQVVLSQRLEAKTRAEPLEIYRALRFTNPSPYMFYLELGDLKIIGSSPEILVRLTGRRIEYRPIAGTRPRGKDAREERELEEDLLADPKERAEHIMLVDLGRNDVGRVAEVGSVEVDQLMVVERYSHVMHIVSNVKGELAPDKTPLDLFGSCFPAGTVSGAPKVRAMQIISELEPERRGLYAGAVGYLSFNGNLDTCIAIRTITLHNGTAVIQAGAGIVADSDPATEYEETLNKARGMLKAIELAESWRKER